In the Cydia fagiglandana chromosome 5, ilCydFagi1.1, whole genome shotgun sequence genome, one interval contains:
- the LOC134664769 gene encoding uncharacterized protein LOC134664769 translates to MDLLCTVCNEVVDPSTLLKCTGCGGPYHFHCLNITQAQFKEKLHVLEKSWLCSFCTSVNTRRRRNDFTPVVAATSFVHLDESAMSCDGMNDSRLAEGERTACASEIETSSILTTPPNFYQTSDIRGGQPVTQPSEVLNNILAKITELQVQFSAIQVIQSDMSQVKTDLAEMRNSLNTKVEEMAVRIDSIESRVDALESCRAELTEVKNMVHHIMADQRNNDQWVRRSNIQLNGIPETRGENLQVILKSLADLSGYPLNTSSDIDFVTRVAVKNDKDNNNPKPIIVKFLARYKNIDFLSSLRKLKNLKASDLGFSNNENRIFINDHLSTFNKYLLKQAQIKKTQKGYKYCWVRNCTVMVRKSDSSPILYITSEEALNKIT, encoded by the coding sequence ATGGATCTATTATGCACAGTTTGCAACGAAGTTGTAGACCCTTCTACATTACTAAAATGTACGGGCTGTGGAGGCCCCTACCATTTCCATTGCCTGAATATAACACAGGCCCAATTTAAGGAAAAGTTACATGTTTTGGAAAAGTCATGGCTATGCTCGTTCTGCACGTCTGTTAACACCCGTCGCAGGAGGAACGACTTCACCCCTGTTGTTGCGGCGACATCTTTTGTACACCTGGATGAATCGGCTATGTCGTGTGACGGAATGAATGATTCGAGGCTGGCCGAAGGTGAACGGACGGCGTGCGCGAGTGAAATTGAGACCAGCAGCATCTTGACTACACCTCCTAACTTCTATCAAACATCCGATATTCGCGGCGGCCAGCCAGTCACCCAACCGAGTGAGGTGTTGAACAACATTCTAGCGAAAATTACCGAATTACAGGTACAGTTCTCAGCCATCCAAGTCATCCAATCGGATATGAGCCAAGTTAAGACTGATTTAGCTGAGATGAGAAATAGTCTCAATACGAAGGTCGAGGAGATGGCTGTTAGGATCGACTCCATCGAGTCCCGCGTAGATGCCCTGGAATCATGTAGAGCTGAATTGACAGAGGTAAAAAACATGGTACACCATATAATGGCAGACCAAAGAAATAACGACCAATGGGTGCGAAGATCCAATATTCAATTAAACGGGATTCCTGAAACCAGAGGTGAAAATCTGCAAGTGATTTTAAAGTCTCTAGCCGATCTCTCCGGATATCCCCTCAACACCAGTTCGGACATTGATTTTGTTACTCGTGTAGCCGTTAAGAATGATAAGGACAATAATAATCCTAAACCTATAATAGTGAAGTTTCTGGCCCGCTACAAGAACATTGACTTTTTGTCTAGTTtgcgaaaattaaaaaatttgaAAGCATCTGATTTGGGATTCTCTAATAATGAGAATCGAATATTTATCAATGACCACCTTTCAACCTTCAATAAATACTTGCTTAAGCAAGCgcaaattaaaaaaacgcaAAAAGGTTACAAATATTGCTGGGTTAGAAACTGCACTGTGATGGTACGCAAGTCTGATTCCTCGcctattttgtatattactTCCGAGGAGGCTTTAAACAAAATCACATAA